From the genome of Papaver somniferum cultivar HN1 chromosome 2, ASM357369v1, whole genome shotgun sequence, one region includes:
- the LOC113348671 gene encoding vacuolar protein sorting-associated protein 28 homolog 1-like has protein sequence MDVKLWNDKREREMYDNFADLYAIIKATEKLEKAYVRDLITSSVYEPECLKLIAQFKTLTSSLVGALPSIERFAEIYKMDCPAALNRLVSSGIPATYEHRASAAASTTGSAAIVAECVQHFITAMDTLKLNMVAVDQLHPILYDLSGSLNKLGILPPDFEGKVKMKEWISRLANMGASDELTEQQSRQLHFDLESSYNLFMAALPNSGA, from the exons ATGGATGTAAAGCTATGGAATGACAAGAGAGAACGAGAGATGTATGATAATTTTGCTGATCTATATGCAATTATTAAAGCAACAGAAAAGCTTGAAAAAGCTTATGTACGTGATTTAATCACATCATCGGTGTATGAACCTGAGTGTTTAAAGTTGATTgctcaattcaaaaccctaacttcatctcTTGTTGGAGCACTTCCTAGTATTGAGCGTTTTGCTGAAATCTATAAAATGGATTGTCCTGCTGCTCTTAATCGTTTAGTTTCTTCTGGGATTCCTGCCACATATGAGCATCGAGCTTCTGCTGCTGCATCTACTACTGGTTCAGCTGCAATTGTAGCGGAATGTGTGCAACATTTCATTACAGCTATGGATACTTTAAAACTCAACATGGTTGCTGTTGATCAG CTACATCCAATACTATATGACCTATCAGGGTCTCTAAACAAGCTCGGTATACTGCCACCTGATTTTGAGGGGAAAGTGAAAATGAAGGAGTGGATTTCAAGATTGGCAAACATGGGTGCTTCTGACGAACTGACTGAACAGCAATCTAGACAACTTCATTTTGACCTTGAATCATCCTACAACTTATTCATGGCTGCTCTACCCAATTCTGGCGCCTGA
- the LOC113351721 gene encoding uncharacterized protein LOC113351721 — protein sequence MIKQTVFAMKPWTTPGPDGFPPVFYQTMWDKVGNDLVKMVQSFFHAKHILKQMNHNFISLIPKNSYPKNLVDFRPISLCNTSYKVISKLLDSRIKVILEKTITPYQTAFDTGGCITDNIVIAHEFVDYMKKIKAKKVWMSIKLDMSKPFDRVEWPLLLNTLKKLGFCNEFCTMIVQCMSTVFYVHPFEWISRALLSAENDNLIHGIKLNERCPAVSHIFFADDCLIFDKANAKEARNLSFSPLLERYGDRLAAWKPKFLKLSGKTILTQSVLGSLDSHHMSVFPIPKTLTDKMDAIQMRFRRNKQKGKRGGYFKKWKTIAQPRFLGDGKYFHNFDPLNDSLTANGSWIWNDICRGLEIVKKYACWKILNALFDANTIIKIQDIRIPFDWQDCLRWQPNSSGSFTVKSAYKAILNDMNQKTGFVYTVPISWNSIWKTNLPGNILFFLWKCLHNCLLVGENLVSVRNVVINNVTSDMGNVQFNDWSCSTFQVNNKGRYIVSIVEWIRNANSVSVTNNHAPINLHWETPIQPFTKLNFNASYEEATHIMGSALILKEIAATTDGIRCSKNRALDPEQAEAKALLDAVLWAKDKGIAALHLQGDCQNVINTVNGNFEAIKWTTKNVVMDVLKILSSFSSWKCTFM from the exons ATGATAAAGCAAACTGTTTTCGCTATGAAACCTTGGACCAcccctggtccagatggtttcccacCAGTTTTTTACCAAACCATGTGGGACAAAGTtggaaatgatttagttaaaatggTACAATCTTTTTTCCATGCAAAGCATATTTTAAAACAAATGAATCATAACTTTATCTCCTTGATTCCTAAGAATAGTTATCCTAAGAATCTGGTTGACTTTAGACCAATAAGCTTATGTAATACTTCTTATAAAGTTATTTCTAAGCTCTTGGACTCTAGAATCAAAGTCATCTTAGAGAAAACTATTACTCCTTATCAAACTGCTTTTGATACTGGTGGATGCATTACTGATAATATAGTGATTGCTCATGAATTTGTGGATTATATGAAAAAGATCAAAGCTAAGAAAGTGTGGATGTCCATCAAGTTGGATATGTCAAAACCATTTGACAGGGTTGAATGGCCTTTACTCCTTAACACCCTTAAGAAGCTGGGtttttgtaatgaattttgtaCTATGATAGTTCAATGTATGAGTACGGTTTTCTACGTCCATCCTTTTGAATGGATCTCCAG AGCTTTACTCTCTGCTGAAAATGATAATCTTATTCATGGTATAAAACTCAATGAACGTTGTCCTGCAGTTTCTCAcattttctttgcagatgattgtctcaTTTTTGATAAAGCCAATGCTAAAGAAGCAAGAAATCTG TCATTTTCTCCCCTTCTTGAAAGATATGGTGATAGGCTTGCTGCTTGGAAACCTAAATTTCTTAAGCTTTCAGGTAAAACTATTTTGACTCAATCTGTGTTAGGAAGTTTAGATTCACATCATATGTCTGTTTTTCCTATTCCCAAAACTCTGACTGATAAAATGGATGCTATCCAAATGAGGTTTCGGCGGaacaaacaaaaaggaaaaagaggTGGTTATTTCAAAAAGTGGAAAACTATTGCTCAACCTAGATTCTTAGGAG ATGGGAAATACTTTCATAATTTTGATCCTTTGAATGATAGTTTAACTGCCAACGGTTCCTGGATTTGGAATGACATTTGTAGGGGTCTTGAAATAGTTAAGAAATATGCATGCTGGAAA ATTCTTAATGCCTTGTTTGATGCTAATACTATTATTAAAATTCAAGACATTAGAATCCCTTTTGATTGGCAAGATTGCCTCAGGTGGCAACCTAATTCTAGTGGTTCTTTCACTGTCAAATCTGCTTATAAAGCTATTTTAAATGATATGAATCAAAAGACAGGTTTTGTTTATACTGTACCAATCTCTTGGAACTCAATATGGAAAACCAACCTTCCTGGTAATATTctgttttttctttggaaatgtttacataattgtcTCCTTGTTGGTGAAAATTTAGTCAG TGTTAGGAATGTCGTGATAAATAATGTTACCAGTGATATGGGAAATGTTCAGTTTAATGATTGGTCGTGTAGCACGTTTCAGGTTAATAACAAAGGAAGATACATAGTAAGTATTGTAGAATG GATAAGAAATGCAAATTCTGTATCTGTTACTAATAATCATGCTCCTATTAATCTACACTGGGAAACACCTATCCAACCTTTTACAAAGCTTAACTTTAATGCATCATACGAGGAAGCAACACATATTATGGGAAGTGCACTAATATTAAAAGAAATTGCAGCGACAACAGATGGGATTAGATGTAGCAAGAATAGAGCACtagatcctgaacaggctgaagCTAAAGCTCTCCTAGATGCTGTTTTATGGGCCAAAGATAAAGGTATAGCCGCTTTGCACCTCCAGGGAGACTGTCAAAATGTCATAAATACTGTTAATGGCAATTTTGAAGCAATAAAATGGACAACCAAAAATGTAGTCATGGATGTTTTAAAGATTTTATCGTCTTTTAGTAGTTGGAAATGTACTTTTATGTAA